One window from the genome of Leuconostoc suionicum encodes:
- a CDS encoding amino acid ABC transporter permease has product MPPFSFKFFLSVFSEVLPYFPVTLLIIVASIIFSSLLGALVASGQLSRSPIWRTLSQGYVFVLRSTPPIVLLFLIFYGLPKLLLLSLNININDWQKSIFVIIALSLLFASNLAEVFKSAYLSVNTGQREAALMVGLSEWQTFYRITLPQTIVVALPNFANTVAALIKDTALAYVIGLLDMMGAGDNLISRNFGHHSLETYLALAIIYWFLFVIIEQGAKYLERYFGKSRAIASNPAEVVS; this is encoded by the coding sequence ATGCCACCATTTAGTTTCAAATTTTTCCTATCGGTTTTTAGTGAGGTGCTACCTTATTTTCCAGTTACGCTACTCATCATTGTTGCATCGATAATTTTTAGTTCCTTATTAGGGGCATTAGTGGCTAGTGGGCAACTTAGTCGATCACCAATATGGAGAACCTTGTCACAAGGTTATGTTTTTGTACTGCGCTCTACGCCACCTATCGTTTTATTGTTTTTAATTTTTTATGGGTTACCTAAATTATTATTGCTATCCTTGAATATTAATATTAATGACTGGCAAAAATCGATTTTCGTCATTATCGCATTATCCTTACTGTTTGCGTCAAATTTAGCAGAAGTGTTTAAATCTGCCTATTTATCTGTGAACACTGGGCAACGTGAAGCGGCATTGATGGTAGGCTTATCAGAATGGCAGACATTTTATCGTATAACCCTACCACAAACCATCGTAGTCGCCTTACCCAATTTCGCAAATACCGTCGCCGCATTAATTAAAGATACAGCTTTGGCATATGTCATTGGATTATTAGACATGATGGGCGCAGGAGACAACTTGATTTCTAGGAATTTTGGACACCACTCACTCGAGACATATTTAGCGTTGGCCATTATTTATTGGTTTTTATTTGTAATCATTGAGCAAGGCGCGAAATATTTAGAGAGATATTTTGGCAAAAGCCGTGCAATTGCATCAAATCCTGCGGAGGTTGTCTCATGA
- the thiD gene encoding bifunctional hydroxymethylpyrimidine kinase/phosphomethylpyrimidine kinase, with the protein MVNEFPQVLTIAGSDSDGSAGMQADLHTFFIRKTYGMSVLVAAVAGNSYGIHAAETLPLDFIDKQFEVLADDFKVRASKTGMLSDASLIEAVVKAYKKFDFGPLVVDPVITTKHGAQLLEAAAFEALKEKLLPLATVATPNFFEAQLITGRTIDNEQQQAAAAKDIQSLGVQNVIIKGWHNQDNQNEVADYVLLADGSDFWLRHPYFDTTHINGTGDTLSAAIAAEIAKGKDIATAIRIAHDVTATAIEHEIAVGHKFGPINHWAAQDYNKKEDK; encoded by the coding sequence ATGGTAAATGAATTTCCACAAGTTTTAACAATAGCAGGTTCTGATTCAGATGGATCCGCAGGTATGCAAGCAGATTTACATACCTTTTTCATTAGAAAAACATACGGTATGAGTGTGTTAGTTGCTGCTGTGGCTGGGAACTCATACGGTATTCATGCTGCGGAAACCTTACCGCTAGACTTTATTGACAAACAGTTTGAGGTTCTTGCTGACGATTTTAAAGTTCGTGCTAGTAAGACAGGAATGTTATCAGATGCTAGCCTAATTGAAGCGGTGGTAAAAGCTTATAAAAAGTTTGACTTTGGTCCATTAGTAGTTGATCCGGTAATAACAACAAAACATGGTGCTCAGTTGTTAGAGGCAGCGGCCTTTGAGGCACTAAAAGAAAAACTTCTACCCCTTGCAACAGTTGCAACTCCGAACTTTTTTGAAGCACAGTTGATAACAGGACGTACTATTGATAATGAACAGCAACAGGCAGCAGCTGCAAAAGATATTCAATCTCTGGGTGTCCAAAATGTTATTATCAAAGGATGGCATAATCAAGATAACCAAAATGAGGTTGCTGACTATGTTCTTCTCGCGGATGGATCTGATTTTTGGTTAAGGCATCCGTATTTTGATACTACACACATCAATGGTACTGGGGACACTTTAAGCGCTGCTATTGCCGCTGAAATTGCTAAGGGGAAAGACATTGCTACAGCTATTCGCATTGCCCACGATGTGACGGCAACAGCGATCGAACATGAAATTGCTGTTGGACATAAGTTTGGGCCAATTAATCACTGGGCAGCTCAAGACTATAATAAAAAAGAAGACAAGTAA
- a CDS encoding transporter substrate-binding domain-containing protein, whose product MVNKKGIVTAAVVIVVIGGGLTIRHFNADSNKAATKKVRTINVAHTQNYVPYDYVQNGVSKGYEVDVLKAVDKLLPDYKFKYHPTSDEDLLVGLDSGKYDVGVKGAWWTKERAKKYILPKQAVGASIIGITYRKDDNYKSFAEFAKKSGKLVPISPQNGQYAVVQEWNKKHPNEKITLKSADQFTVGDAYNWVLEGRYDAYFDVKVNYQNSVVKSSGAYHSSADKLAYIPYKGIKTYPIISRANKDNSNFSKEYDQAIKKLQKNGTLEKLSQKYFKENVWDFVGDK is encoded by the coding sequence ATGGTAAATAAAAAAGGGATTGTTACCGCTGCGGTAGTCATTGTTGTTATTGGTGGTGGTTTGACTATACGTCATTTTAATGCAGACAGCAACAAGGCAGCAACCAAAAAAGTAAGAACAATTAATGTGGCACATACACAAAACTATGTGCCATATGATTATGTGCAAAACGGTGTATCAAAAGGATATGAAGTTGATGTTTTGAAAGCTGTTGATAAGCTATTGCCCGATTATAAGTTTAAGTATCATCCAACATCAGATGAAGATTTATTAGTTGGCTTGGACTCAGGGAAATATGATGTTGGGGTGAAGGGTGCTTGGTGGACAAAAGAACGTGCCAAAAAGTACATCTTACCCAAGCAAGCGGTTGGTGCATCTATCATAGGAATCACTTATCGAAAGGATGATAACTATAAGTCATTTGCCGAGTTTGCTAAGAAGTCAGGTAAGTTAGTGCCGATTTCACCACAGAATGGTCAATACGCAGTAGTACAGGAGTGGAACAAAAAACACCCCAATGAAAAAATCACATTAAAATCAGCTGATCAATTTACTGTTGGTGATGCGTATAACTGGGTGTTGGAAGGCCGATATGATGCTTACTTTGATGTGAAGGTAAATTACCAAAATTCAGTTGTTAAGAGCAGTGGCGCTTACCATAGTTCAGCTGACAAATTGGCCTACATACCCTATAAGGGCATTAAGACTTATCCAATTATCAGTCGTGCCAATAAAGACAACTCTAATTTCTCAAAAGAATATGACCAAGCTATCAAGAAGCTACAGAAGAACGGTACGTTGGAAAAGTTGTCACAAAAGTATTTCAAAGAAAATGTTTGGGACTTTGTCGGTGATAAATAA
- a CDS encoding amino acid ABC transporter permease — protein sequence MNVPFLIQTFWSAIKAVPITLLITGASLFIGLPLGFLLAWIKIRKIRILYPLVVAYTSLMRATPMVLLILLFYSTLPSLLNVLINQKLHWHVTVFDTNPIIYAIIVFALIAIANLSEVFRSAILTIDPGQKEAALMVGLTPIQAYYRIIIPQALVSAVPNIGNLTLNILKGTSLAFMMTVQEVTAVAKTAASYTYDYTEAYIDIFIIYFILGTILQIIFKYLERYLGRHKLRGTVA from the coding sequence ATGAATGTACCATTTTTAATTCAAACTTTTTGGTCGGCTATAAAAGCTGTGCCAATAACACTATTAATCACCGGTGCGTCATTGTTCATTGGTTTGCCTCTTGGCTTTTTACTGGCATGGATTAAAATTAGAAAGATTCGTATACTTTATCCGCTTGTTGTCGCATACACATCGCTCATGCGGGCTACGCCGATGGTGTTACTGATTTTACTGTTCTATAGTACATTACCAAGCTTGTTGAATGTCCTAATCAACCAAAAACTACACTGGCATGTTACGGTGTTCGACACAAATCCCATTATTTATGCCATTATTGTTTTTGCTTTAATTGCAATTGCAAATTTATCGGAAGTATTTCGATCAGCAATTTTAACGATTGATCCTGGACAAAAAGAGGCAGCTTTAATGGTTGGGTTGACGCCAATACAAGCTTATTATCGTATTATTATCCCGCAAGCATTGGTTTCGGCTGTGCCTAACATTGGTAATTTAACGTTAAACATTTTAAAGGGCACATCGCTTGCGTTCATGATGACGGTTCAAGAAGTAACGGCAGTTGCTAAAACAGCAGCCTCGTATACTTATGATTACACGGAAGCCTATATTGATATCTTTATAATTTATTTTATCTTAGGAACAATACTGCAAATTATTTTTAAATATCTGGAACGTTACTTAGGTCGACATAAGCTACGTGGAACAGTTGCATAG
- a CDS encoding peptide chain release factor 3, whose amino-acid sequence MENFQEQLKNRRTFAIISHPDAGKTTLTEQLLLHGGVIREAGTVKGRGSNKLASSDWMAIEQQRGISVTSSVLQLDYEGKRINILDTPGHEDFSEDTYRTLMAVDSVVMVIDAAKGIEPQTKKLFEIVSQRGIPVFTFFNKIDRDARPALDLVDELETVLGIQAYPMNWPVGSGQVLQGIYDLRADQLVPFKNATTHSEIVDEAMDEIELLRDAGNPFDEDKIAHGQLTQVFFGSALVNFGVTEFLREYLTYAPAPAAMTTVDDKTINPEDAQFSGFVFKIQANMDPRHRDRIAFVRIVSGEFNRGMDVLLQRNGKKLKLSNVTQFMAEERENVQTAVPGDIIGVYDTGNFQIGDTIYSGKKSIQFPDLPTFTPELFNRVVAKDVMKQKSYHKGIEQLVQEGTIQLYKSWNGGDYIIGAVGQLQFEVFQFRMENEYNVEIQFEPIGSKVARWIKPEQLDEKMSSSRNLLVKDRYDEPVFLFENKFALNWFHDKYPDVELEEKM is encoded by the coding sequence ATGGAAAACTTTCAAGAACAACTAAAAAACCGACGTACTTTTGCGATTATCTCCCATCCCGATGCTGGTAAAACAACCTTAACTGAGCAATTATTGTTGCATGGTGGTGTGATTCGTGAAGCCGGAACAGTTAAAGGCCGTGGGTCGAACAAATTAGCCTCATCTGATTGGATGGCGATTGAGCAACAACGTGGTATTTCAGTAACGTCATCTGTATTGCAGTTGGACTATGAAGGTAAACGAATCAATATTTTGGATACACCAGGGCACGAGGACTTTTCAGAAGATACTTATCGTACTTTGATGGCTGTGGATTCAGTAGTCATGGTAATCGATGCCGCCAAGGGTATTGAGCCACAGACTAAAAAGTTATTTGAAATTGTCTCACAACGGGGAATACCAGTCTTTACGTTCTTTAACAAAATTGATCGTGACGCTCGCCCAGCACTTGATTTGGTTGACGAGCTCGAAACTGTATTAGGAATTCAAGCTTACCCAATGAATTGGCCAGTCGGCTCTGGGCAGGTTCTGCAAGGCATTTATGATTTGCGGGCTGACCAACTTGTGCCCTTTAAGAATGCCACAACTCACTCCGAGATTGTCGATGAGGCGATGGACGAAATTGAATTGTTGCGTGATGCGGGTAATCCATTTGATGAGGATAAAATTGCTCATGGGCAATTAACACAAGTATTCTTTGGCTCAGCGTTGGTTAATTTTGGTGTAACAGAATTCTTACGTGAATATTTGACCTATGCCCCAGCTCCAGCGGCGATGACAACAGTTGATGACAAAACAATCAATCCAGAAGATGCGCAGTTCAGTGGTTTTGTATTTAAGATACAGGCCAACATGGATCCCAGACATCGAGACCGTATTGCGTTTGTGCGGATCGTAAGTGGTGAGTTTAATCGCGGTATGGATGTGTTATTACAACGTAATGGCAAGAAATTAAAGCTCTCGAACGTGACCCAATTTATGGCTGAAGAACGTGAAAACGTCCAGACAGCAGTTCCTGGTGATATTATTGGTGTCTATGATACGGGGAATTTCCAAATTGGTGATACGATATACTCTGGAAAGAAATCTATTCAGTTCCCTGATTTGCCAACATTTACACCTGAATTGTTTAACCGTGTGGTTGCCAAGGATGTAATGAAGCAAAAGTCATACCATAAAGGGATTGAACAACTCGTTCAAGAAGGAACTATTCAACTCTATAAATCATGGAATGGTGGCGACTACATTATTGGTGCTGTCGGACAATTGCAATTTGAAGTGTTCCAGTTCCGTATGGAAAACGAATATAATGTTGAAATTCAATTTGAACCCATTGGTTCCAAAGTTGCTCGCTGGATAAAGCCAGAACAATTAGATGAGAAAATGAGTTCATCACGTAATTTACTAGTAAAAGATCGGTATGATGAGCCAGTATTCTTATTTGAGAATAAATTCGCCTTGAATTGGTTCCACGATAAATACCCTGATGTTGAATTAGAAGAAAAAATGTAA
- a CDS encoding (S)-acetoin forming diacetyl reductase has product MSENKVALVTGAGQGIGQAIAERLSKDGFKVALVGRHIEKVQKVADEINRNGGEAIAIKADVAKRDEVFAAVKETKEKFNGFDVIVNNAGVAPTTPIMSVTEDDMNWTWGINVNGIVWGTQAAVDAFKEFGHGGKIINATSQAGVQGNANLTAYGSTKFAIRGITQTTARELAEFGITVNAFAPGIVKTPMMEDIAHEVSVNAGKDDEWGMAQFSEGIAMGRLSEPEDVANVVSFLSSEDSNYVTGQTLIVDGGMVFS; this is encoded by the coding sequence ATGTCAGAAAATAAAGTCGCTTTGGTAACTGGAGCTGGTCAAGGAATTGGACAAGCAATCGCAGAACGATTGTCAAAAGATGGGTTTAAGGTTGCCCTAGTTGGACGTCATATTGAAAAAGTACAAAAAGTAGCTGATGAAATTAATAGAAATGGTGGAGAAGCCATCGCTATTAAGGCTGACGTAGCAAAACGTGATGAAGTTTTTGCGGCTGTTAAAGAAACAAAAGAAAAGTTTAACGGTTTTGATGTAATTGTTAATAATGCTGGTGTTGCTCCTACGACACCAATCATGTCTGTCACAGAAGACGACATGAACTGGACGTGGGGCATTAACGTAAATGGTATTGTTTGGGGAACTCAGGCAGCAGTAGACGCATTCAAAGAATTTGGTCATGGTGGCAAAATTATTAATGCAACATCGCAAGCTGGTGTTCAAGGTAACGCTAATTTAACTGCTTATGGATCAACAAAGTTTGCTATTCGTGGTATTACACAAACAACAGCTAGAGAATTAGCAGAGTTTGGTATTACAGTAAATGCATTTGCGCCTGGAATTGTTAAAACACCAATGATGGAAGATATCGCTCATGAGGTTAGTGTAAATGCTGGCAAAGACGATGAGTGGGGCATGGCACAATTCTCTGAAGGAATCGCTATGGGACGTTTGAGTGAACCAGAAGACGTTGCTAATGTCGTTTCTTTCCTTTCAAGTGAAGATTCAAACTATGTCACTGGACAAACATTGATTGTCGATGGCGGTATGGTATTTAGTTAA
- a CDS encoding amino acid ABC transporter ATP-binding protein, with translation MLKVRNFRKKYHEHEVLKGIDIEVNQGDVVALLGPSGSGKTTFLRGLAFLTPGDSGVIEFDDQKISIESATPVDIKKLRQKMGFVFQNFNLFANKTAIQNVEEGLIIGHKEPKEIARKKAQEALQKVGLLEFANHYPSQLSGGQAQRVGIARAAALNPEIILLDEPTSALDPELVADVLQVIKQLADEGKTMIVVTHEMAFARDVADKVVFMDKGLVVEENEPVEFFDNPKSPRLKEFLSRISAANIADNSFEYEKANQK, from the coding sequence ATGTTAAAAGTCAGAAATTTCAGAAAAAAATATCATGAACATGAAGTATTGAAAGGAATTGATATTGAAGTTAACCAAGGGGATGTAGTGGCATTACTCGGGCCATCAGGATCTGGTAAGACTACGTTTTTAAGAGGGTTAGCTTTTCTAACACCAGGAGATTCTGGTGTTATAGAATTTGATGATCAAAAAATAAGTATTGAATCGGCAACGCCTGTTGATATTAAAAAGTTGCGACAAAAAATGGGTTTCGTTTTTCAAAATTTCAATTTGTTTGCTAATAAGACGGCAATACAAAATGTCGAAGAAGGTTTGATTATTGGACATAAGGAGCCAAAAGAAATAGCTCGAAAAAAAGCGCAGGAAGCCCTACAAAAAGTAGGTTTATTGGAATTTGCAAATCATTATCCCAGTCAATTATCTGGTGGACAAGCCCAGCGCGTAGGAATTGCTAGAGCAGCAGCTTTGAATCCGGAGATTATTTTGTTGGATGAGCCGACGAGCGCGTTAGATCCCGAATTAGTAGCGGATGTTTTGCAGGTGATTAAACAACTAGCTGATGAAGGGAAAACGATGATTGTCGTCACTCATGAGATGGCTTTTGCTCGTGATGTGGCTGACAAAGTAGTTTTTATGGATAAAGGTTTGGTTGTAGAGGAAAATGAACCTGTTGAATTTTTTGATAATCCTAAGTCGCCACGTTTGAAGGAATTTTTAAGTCGTATTAGCGCTGCCAATATTGCTGACAATAGTTTTGAGTATGAAAAGGCTAATCAAAAATAA
- the adhE gene encoding bifunctional acetaldehyde-CoA/alcohol dehydrogenase produces the protein MAEAIAKKPAKKVLTPEEKAELQTQAEKMTEGLVEKSQKALAEFSTFSQEQVDKIVAAMALAGSENSLLLAHAAHDETGRGVVEDKDTKNRFASESVYNAIKFDKTVGVISEDKIQGKVELAAPLGVLAGIVPTTNPTSTTIFKSMLTAKTRNTIIFAFHPQAQKSSVLAAQIVYDAAVKAGAPENFIQWIEKPSLYATSALIQNPHIASILATGGPSMVNAALKSGNPSMGVGAGNGAVYIDATVDTDRAVSDLLLSKRFDNGMICATENSAVIQAPIYDEILTKLQEQGAYLVPKKDYKKIADYVFKPNAEGFGIAGPVAGMSGRWIAEQAGVKIPDGKDVLLFELDQKNIGEALSSEKLSPLLSIYKVEKREEAIETVQSLLNYQGAGHNAAIQIGSQDDPFVKEYADAIGASRILVNQPDSIGGVGDIYTDAMRPSLTLGTGSWGKNSLSHNLSTYDLLNIKTVARRRNRPQWVRLPKEVYYEANAITYLQDLPTVNRAFIVADPGMVQFGFVSRVLGQLELRQEQVETNIYGSVKPDPTLSQAVEIARQMADFKPDTVILLGGGSALDAGKIGRFLYEYSTRHEGILEDDEAIKDLFLELQQKFMDIRKRIVKFYHARLTQMVAIPTTSGTGSEVTPFAVITDDETHVKYPLADYELTPEVAIVDPEFVMTVPQHTVAWSGLDALSHALESYVSVMASEFTRPWALQAIKLIFDNLTNSYNYDPKHPTKEGQNARTKMHYASTLAGMSFANAFLGLNHSLAHKTGGEFGLPHGMAIAIAMPHVIKFNAVTGNVKRTPYPRYETYTAQKDYADIARYLGLKGETDAELVDVLIAEIKKLAASVGVNQTLSGNGVSKHDFDAKLEKMIDLVYNDQCTPGNPRQPSLAEIRQLLKNQF, from the coding sequence ATGGCAGAAGCAATTGCAAAAAAGCCCGCAAAAAAGGTTTTGACACCTGAAGAAAAAGCGGAACTACAGACACAAGCTGAGAAAATGACCGAGGGTTTGGTAGAAAAATCACAAAAAGCATTAGCTGAATTTTCAACATTTTCTCAAGAACAAGTTGATAAAATTGTTGCAGCTATGGCTTTAGCTGGTTCAGAAAATTCACTGCTATTAGCCCACGCTGCTCATGATGAAACGGGTCGTGGTGTTGTAGAAGACAAAGATACGAAAAACCGTTTTGCATCAGAGTCTGTTTACAACGCTATTAAATTTGATAAAACGGTTGGTGTCATTAGTGAAGATAAGATTCAAGGGAAAGTTGAACTGGCAGCGCCACTAGGTGTTCTGGCAGGAATTGTTCCAACTACAAATCCAACATCGACAACTATTTTCAAATCAATGTTGACAGCAAAAACGCGTAACACAATTATCTTTGCTTTCCATCCTCAAGCACAAAAGTCATCAGTGCTTGCTGCACAAATTGTTTATGATGCTGCGGTTAAAGCAGGCGCACCGGAAAACTTTATCCAATGGATTGAAAAGCCATCACTATATGCAACAAGTGCGTTGATACAAAATCCTCATATTGCTTCAATTTTAGCTACTGGTGGACCATCAATGGTTAATGCAGCTTTAAAGTCAGGAAATCCATCAATGGGTGTTGGAGCTGGAAACGGTGCAGTTTATATTGATGCAACTGTTGACACAGATCGTGCCGTGTCTGATTTGTTGTTATCAAAGCGTTTTGATAACGGCATGATTTGTGCCACAGAAAACTCAGCCGTTATCCAAGCACCAATCTATGACGAAATTTTAACTAAGTTACAAGAACAAGGTGCATATCTTGTTCCTAAGAAAGACTACAAGAAAATTGCTGATTATGTCTTTAAGCCTAACGCAGAGGGATTTGGTATTGCTGGCCCTGTTGCTGGTATGTCGGGTCGCTGGATTGCTGAACAAGCTGGCGTAAAGATTCCTGATGGTAAAGATGTACTTTTGTTCGAATTAGATCAGAAGAACATAGGTGAAGCGTTATCTTCTGAAAAGTTATCGCCATTACTTTCAATTTATAAAGTTGAGAAACGTGAAGAAGCTATTGAGACTGTTCAATCATTATTAAACTATCAAGGCGCAGGACACAACGCAGCAATTCAAATTGGCTCACAAGATGATCCATTCGTTAAAGAGTATGCTGACGCGATTGGTGCATCACGTATTTTGGTTAACCAACCTGACTCAATCGGTGGTGTTGGAGATATTTATACAGATGCTATGCGTCCATCGTTGACACTTGGTACCGGATCATGGGGGAAGAATTCATTGTCTCATAACTTATCAACATACGACTTACTTAATATTAAGACCGTGGCTCGCCGCCGTAATCGTCCTCAATGGGTTCGTTTACCTAAGGAAGTTTATTACGAAGCCAACGCCATTACTTATTTACAAGACTTACCTACTGTAAACCGTGCATTTATTGTCGCTGATCCTGGTATGGTTCAGTTCGGATTTGTCAGTAGAGTGCTGGGTCAACTTGAGTTACGTCAAGAACAGGTTGAAACAAATATCTACGGTTCAGTTAAGCCTGACCCAACATTGTCACAAGCTGTTGAGATTGCTCGCCAAATGGCAGACTTCAAACCAGATACAGTTATTTTACTTGGCGGTGGTTCGGCACTTGACGCTGGTAAAATTGGTCGGTTCTTGTACGAATATTCGACACGCCATGAAGGCATTCTAGAAGATGACGAGGCGATTAAAGATCTATTCTTAGAACTACAACAAAAGTTTATGGATATTCGTAAGCGAATCGTTAAGTTTTACCACGCACGTTTGACACAAATGGTTGCTATTCCAACAACTTCAGGTACTGGATCAGAAGTGACACCATTTGCCGTTATTACAGATGATGAAACACATGTAAAGTATCCATTAGCCGATTATGAATTGACACCGGAAGTTGCTATTGTTGATCCAGAATTTGTTATGACCGTACCACAACACACGGTAGCTTGGTCAGGATTAGATGCTTTGTCACATGCTTTGGAATCATACGTTTCAGTAATGGCTTCTGAATTTACACGCCCTTGGGCATTACAAGCTATTAAGTTGATTTTTGATAACTTAACAAATTCATACAATTATGATCCTAAACACCCAACTAAGGAAGGTCAGAATGCGCGCACAAAGATGCACTATGCGTCAACATTGGCTGGCATGTCATTTGCGAATGCCTTCTTGGGACTTAACCACTCACTAGCACACAAGACTGGTGGAGAATTCGGACTACCTCACGGTATGGCAATCGCTATTGCAATGCCACATGTGATTAAGTTTAATGCAGTAACAGGAAATGTAAAGCGCACACCATATCCACGTTACGAAACCTATACAGCACAAAAAGATTATGCTGATATTGCACGTTACTTAGGTTTGAAAGGTGAAACGGATGCTGAATTGGTCGATGTATTGATTGCAGAAATCAAGAAGTTGGCTGCATCAGTGGGTGTCAATCAAACACTATCTGGCAACGGTGTTTCAAAGCATGACTTTGATGCAAAGTTAGAAAAGATGATTGACTTAGTTTACAATGATCAATGCACGCCGGGAAACCCTCGCCAACCAAGCTTGGCAGAAATTCGTCAATTATTGAAAAACCAGTTTTAA
- a CDS encoding folate family ECF transporter S component yields the protein MENTARTWVFPKLDTRQFVLLAMLMALHMVLSRLTVGTNVLQVSFAFVTMSLIAKWYGPLWSMLIAAILDIIGATIINPGAFFLGFTFTAMISALIYSLAYFKHDKTSWWRVSIAVGLVLLIANIGLNSIWLVMMYHTAHDWPSFLTFITPRVIKNLIMFPIQVGISYFLLNNQVISHTTKKIFS from the coding sequence ATGGAAAATACAGCACGAACGTGGGTTTTCCCAAAACTAGATACGCGTCAATTTGTTTTATTGGCGATGTTGATGGCACTTCACATGGTGCTGAGCAGGCTGACAGTCGGTACTAATGTACTTCAAGTAAGCTTTGCATTTGTAACAATGTCTCTTATTGCTAAATGGTATGGCCCATTGTGGTCTATGTTAATTGCGGCGATATTAGACATTATCGGCGCAACAATTATTAATCCAGGTGCATTCTTTTTGGGATTCACTTTTACAGCAATGATTAGTGCGTTAATTTATTCACTGGCTTATTTCAAGCACGACAAAACAAGCTGGTGGCGAGTAAGTATTGCTGTGGGTTTGGTACTATTAATTGCTAATATTGGTTTAAATTCGATTTGGTTGGTTATGATGTATCATACAGCACACGATTGGCCTTCATTTTTAACCTTTATTACACCACGTGTCATTAAGAATTTAATTATGTTTCCCATTCAAGTAGGTATTTCGTATTTCCTTTTGAATAATCAGGTTATTAGTCACACCACAAAAAAGATTTTTAGTTAA